The following is a genomic window from Peromyscus maniculatus bairdii isolate BWxNUB_F1_BW_parent chromosome 22, HU_Pman_BW_mat_3.1, whole genome shotgun sequence.
TGAATGTCTCTTTCTTTATACAATACCAACAGGCCACACAGAGGGGCAATGTAGAATGCATAACTATATTACTGATTCAGGGTGCTAATTCCCACCTGAGTGATTTAAGTGGAAATACAGTCCTGCACTGTACCGTTTCCAGGGACAACACAAAAATTGCCAGCAAACTGCTAGAATATAAGTCTGACATAGAAGCAAAAACTGAGGTAAACATCATtcaacctcatccccaatgtactTCCAGGATAGGAcgctcagatccacctatcacatgccaaaGCTCAAGCTTTGATCAAATTTGACTGTGATGTCATGTGATAGGGTTGGGGCAAAGGAGACAAGACCAACGATAATTTATAGACAtcggttctctcctctcaccatttcagtctGAGGGATCAAATTGGagttgtcagtcatgctggcaagaatATTTATCAGTTTAGCCCTCTCAGTGGCCCACTGATGTATGTTTTGACTGAAAATCTATTAGCAttaatatacacaaacatacgcacacacacacacttgacagCACacgaataaaagaaaacaaacaaatgaaaatgaaagcgtACGCAAGCACTCCagtgccagcagatcactctgcttCCATAATGATCTGGGATCCATCCCAGGAAACACAATTTCCAGCAAACTCCTTGACTACAACCCACGTGTTGAAGCAAAACTCAGGGAAAGATCATTCAACATCATCTCCATCATACTTCTAACAATGACACTCATatcaacaaaaaagtaaaaaacagcatTTCTCCTGGTAGTGAGATCTCCACTTTAAAGAACATCAAAAGTGAGATGGACCTGTCTTCTCatgatgaggtaataactgatagctgccaagaaaaagaaatatatttactgataattcccactaatttgacatgtaacatatttgcttgtgagaggaacgatgtctctgtgttcctatgtctgcagtattgcAAATAGTGTCAGAAAAGAGGATCCCAGCCTGGCCCATtacttcacctccttcatatcctcacTTCTGGGAACACACAAGCTAATCATCCtctaaggcactagttctcaaccttcctcagccAGTgaccatctgatgacctatctcatgttgtggtgaacctgcacaggaaattatttcccttgctacttcataactgtcattttttgtGTCTTATGAACTATAATGTTTATATCTATGTTTtgagaaggtgttaggtgaaccctgTGAAAGAAAGTCCTAGGATTCCCAAATGGGTCACTACCCActtgttgagaaccactgttttcatgggtatgtgatagtaaattagactatggagacaaaaatcagaaaaggagCTACTTGAAtcagagagacacaaacacaaacaaatgaagagaataaatgttagagaatcatgcagtagctaatgtcaacaggaacctacccaACATACTTGTATGACtttagtggatttattttaggggtggaaatgttttgaatgcattctttctgtgcactctgtgtgtGGCCTACCCATAGACACCTAGGTGtactttggatcccctggcactgagGTTCCAGatggttctcagccaagatgtgggtgctgtgaatcaaacccagagcctctgcCAGAGCAAAAAATGTTATGcacagctgagtcatctttccagaccccagaatgaatATGTTTCTTATTCACATGATCATAAGCAAAGGCAAAGATGTCCTTAGTAGAAACAATGAGTCAGCCTCAGGGTGTTTGCTAAGATTTtggaccctaggcctcatcagcctgccagtttggcacattgaaatgcagagaacttataggcaggaagaacatgaataggaggctgggcatgttggtacactcctctaatcgcTGCACTTATGATGTAGAGGCCtgctggtctctttgagttcaaggataatctggtctcaatttatttggtgaatgggaaaaggcaagaaacatgtttgccacagcagaagtgtggagatccaaggataatttttaggagttgtttctatcctctcaccatttcaatctcagggttcaattggacttgtcagtcatgctggcaagtgcctttatgacattagccatttggtggccttaatatatatgctttgaatgtaaatatatcagcattaatacacacacacacacactccacaaaatacaaatgaaaatgaaagcatacCCCAGCACTCCAGTGCCAGCAGATccctctgcatgcaggcataatgacccgggatccatcccagaaaacacaattgccaggaaactgcttgactacgaaccatgtgttgaaaatactcagttaaagatcattagacatggttcccattttacttccagcaatgaaactcagatccacctatcataTGCCAGAACTCAGGTGGACTCaatgaaactgagcaaaagagagtgaaacacttttctcctggtCTGTTTTAAATCTTGGTTtgcataatttaaaggaacccagcacagcctattttgtgtcagaagacggcttcatttgaaaatcaaGCAAATAAAGGTTTGGGgttcacacacacttcacatacacatcaaacaaaagaattgatttccttacccGAGAaagttcatcctctacctttcctttgcagaagcgTGAGGAACAGATTGTCTCTGGAAGTAGGTTCTCCACTGTCAAGACCATCCCGTGTGTCATGGACCTGTCTTccctagatgaggtaataactgatagctgcaaagaaaaagaaatatatttacctttaattcccactaatttgacatgtaacatATTTGTTTGTgagaggaacgatgtctctgtgttcctatgtctgcagtattttaTATAGTTTCAGAGAAGTGGAACCTAGCCTGGCCCATTCCTTCATCTCCTTCATACCCTCACATCTGGGAACACATAAGATAATCACCTtctaaggcactagttctcaaccttcctcaggcTGTGCCCATCTGATGTACttcctcatcttgtggtgacagtgcacagaaaattattttccttgctacttcataactgtcattttgtgagtgttatgaattataatgtctATATCTATATTTTCAGAAGGtattaggtgacctctgtgaaagacAGTCCTGGGATTCCCAAATGGGTCACTACATACCTGAAGAGAACCACTgctttcatgggtatgtgatagtaaattagactatggagataAAAATCAGAAAGTGAGCTACTTGAAtcagagagacacaaacacaaacaaatgaagagaataaatgttagagaatcatgcagtagctCACGTCAACAGGAATGTACCCAACTTACTTGTATGTCTTCAactgattattttatgtgtttaaatgtttttcatgttttctttctgtgttctttgtgtgTGGCCTGTCCACAGACATCCAAGAAGgctttggatccccaggaactgctGTTTCAGATGGTTGTCAGTCAAGATGTTGGTGTAAGTAAACTTCAAAAACTCTCGGTTTGGTGTCCCAGGTTTCAGCACTAAAATGTTAGCAAactgatggctgaaactgcaaggagacagttcagccctagacGGGGAGGGATCTCTGACGCCTCGAGCTACTCATAACAAGAagtctgccctgaaggtgtcccggacacctggagctgtttaacacagctgtgatggctgggactgcaaagaaacagactAACCTTGGAAAGGAAATTTTTCTGATCTCTCCGGAGAGTCAGGCCTAAAACGGCTTTAGCAAgaaagggtatcctgactcttcaggaatgtcaggatatacctggtgtgatgggggatggtctccccacaggacacAGCAATTCTGCTCCTATCCTGAAGAGCTACAATCTGAGGTTAAGTGTTAAcagctctcttttgctcagtCCACCATGGGATGTCCCAGCATGTTGGGAACCAAAATATGGATGATCTGGCATGACTACACCCTTGATAATCGTCACTAACTTACAAAAACACCCGTTCATCACTAACTTACAAAAACACTTGTTCCTggaaaaaccacaaaatgtacTTTTACAATAACTTCCTGAAACATGTTCAGGTTGGTCAGTTGCACAAGCtttggaccaaagagacctcaccCTGATCCTATTCTTCAGACATTTTCCATCACTCCCCCTTCCCCTATTCACTTCTCCTATCCCCCAGTACATATAAGCCTGCCTTGCCttgcaataaacgagaccttgatgcgactcagactgactctgtcctttttatgtgcctggtctcctttctctctcgccccCATTGGTCTTTCAGGAGGTGCCTCCTCGGGTCCTACCTAATAACCTGacctgctggacgggtcaccagcaaggttcttctgttcaccagtcagtgaaggtcttcacccaaaactcttttgagaaagaggtttatttgggaaggaggagttcaggagagtagctgcctccaCCAGGGTGGagtgaacagctcacaactgaccaggcagggttgTTTATATAAGATGTCAAGGGGaggagtcaactgtgattggttagtttattttctgccctgGGATTGGCCAGTATTGTGAgtaaggggcagagatggccctgatttcagggccaaactgtgtttctttttctttctttctttctttctttctttctttctttctttctttctttctttctttctttctttctttctttctttctttttggttttttcgagacagggtttctctgtgtagctttgcgcctttcctggaactcgctttggagaccaggctggcctcaaactcacagagatccatctgcctggctctgcctcccgagtgctgggattaaaggcgtgtgccaccaccgctttttttttttttttttttttttggttttttcgagacagggtttctctgcatagtttttcgcctttcctggagctcacttggtagcccaggctggccttgaacacacagcgatcctcctggctctgcctcccaagtgctgggattaaagacgtgcgccaccactgcccggctcaaactgtgtttctttcactgtcctttcttggctttttgacactacctccaaggccagggcacatttctttcactgactatgattctaggggccaagagtgttattttggtactagtttccTAGTCAGGacatatttcctgggttctgggtttggagataaaatgttcatttctctggctcaggtcccaaacacaggctgtttctttccctggtcctgggtcaTAGGGCCAGAATTCtaatgtcctgctctgtgattggtcgATTTCACatgtcagttggacaggggcagggatggctctgatctgagatAAACTGTGTTTTTCTCACTGGCCTTATATGAGCAATCCTTCCCTAATTCTAGGCTCCAGGGTCAAggtgggtttctctagccagcccGTTTTCCCTCGTTGCATGCTGTGAatcaaaccaaggtcctctgtCAGGGCAAAAAGTGGTATATACTGCTGAATCATCTTTCCATACCCCAGAATGAATATGTTTGTTATGCACATGACCATAAGCATGGGACAAGATATCATTAGTAGAAATAATTAGCCAGCCTCAGGATGTTTGCTAAATTCCTagaccctaggcctcatcaggcTCCCAGTCTGACATGTTGAAACACAAAGAACTTATAGGCAAGAAAAACATGAATGAGAGACTGGGCATGTTGGTACACTTCTATACTCCCggcactcatgaagcagaggcaggctgggctCTGATCTCAATTATTTGGTGCATGGGGGAAGGCAAgaaacatgtgtgccacagcagaagtgtggaggTCCAAGGATAATTTataggagtcggttctctcttctcaccatttaggtctcagggatcaaattggagttgtcagtcatgctggcaagtgcctttatagATTAGCCCTCTCAGTGGCCCTCTGATGTATGCTTTGACTGAGAATATATtagcattaacacacacacacacacacacacacacacacacacaccaaagtaaaaaacacacaaatgaaattgaaACCATACAAAAACACTCCCATGCTAGCAGATCACTCTGCTtgcaggcataatgacctggGATCcaccccagaaaacacaattgccagcaaactgcttgactacaacAGACATGTTGAAGCAAAACCCAGGGAAAGATCCTTGACCATCGTCCCCATTGTATTTCCAGCAGTGAGACtgagatccacctatcacatgccaaaGCTCAAGCATCTCCATGAAAGTGTTcacagtgaaacacttttctctaaGTCTGTTTTTAATATGGCATACACAATTTAAAGGGACACAGCACAGCCTCCTGTGTTTCAGAAGATggcttcatttgaaaatcaaacaaataaaggTTTTGGGCCCACTCACACTTGACAAACACACCAAACCTAAGAATTATTTTCCTAAACCAAGAaagttcatcctctacctttccattgCAGAAAAGCGAGAAACTGATTTTCTCCAGTACTGAGGTCTCCACTTTAAAGAACATCAAATGTGAGATGGACCTGTCTTCCCTAGATGAGGTAGTAACTGATGGCtgcaaagaaaaacatatattcaCTGGTAATGCCAACTAATATGAATTGtaacatatttgcttgtgagaggaaCAATGTCTCTGCGTTCCTATGTCTGCAGGattgcaaatagtgtcagagaagaggaagcctgcCTGGAACattccttcacctccttcataccCTCACATCTGGGAGCCCACAAGCTAATCACCTTCTAAGGCACTAGTTCTCCAACTTCTTCAGGCTGTGACCATCTCATGCacttccttatgttgtggtgactctccacataaaattattttccttgctacttcataactgtcattttgcgagtgttatgaattataatgtcaATATCTATATTTTCAGAAGGTGTTAAGTGACTTCTGTAAAAGAGTCCTAgggtttccaaatgggtcactacccacagagttgagaaccactgttttcttgggtatgtgatagtaaattagactatggagacaaaaatcagagagTGAGCTACTTGCCTCAGaaaacatgaacacatacaaatgaagataataaatatTAGATAATCCTGTAGTAGCTAATGTTAACAGGAATGTGCCCAACATGCTTGTGTGTTTTCAATTGATTTATTTTAGGTGTTTAAA
Proteins encoded in this region:
- the LOC143270128 gene encoding uncharacterized protein LOC143270128 isoform X3 — its product is MSLQYAWAHNHPDMVTLLLSKKASIDIQDDEGYTPLIKKREEQIVSGSRFSTVKTIPCVMDLSSLDEKVLGDLCERQSWDSQMGHYIPEENHCFHGHPRRLWIPRNCCFRWLSVKMLVTQQFCSYPEELQSEVKC